A stretch of Acropora muricata isolate sample 2 chromosome 7, ASM3666990v1, whole genome shotgun sequence DNA encodes these proteins:
- the LOC136922271 gene encoding uncharacterized protein, protein MSEKSYFHEFYVVWESSCRNFIEDINFASQEAKSSIRLYIFLRKDTPSKALPPSYSWIEKHYSLTTSPYASHTELTACLLRKYGKFDHNRGEKVPERRVYLVAERDREYEELIAILKAFNSVVSFQEINGLEMEIWGVLPNSCHFCRLLFTNAEDVEAHNVKKHDNFCDNTSCYRHLRRFRCKEDLDKHKASRSYCEICNELFCSDQLQMAHMAREHGVPVKNNRSETNSLAQQVSKTKISCKFCPGKEFISWEQEEIHMKLSHKKCNCSCAQYFATREEYLEHFYSVYPLPCYENRKCPQRFRSVHYQALHHREVHNSPNPFYCVPCHKRKLENKQGRGTKTSFKDDKSLRIHGSSLGHNETEMFLIDLDDHGAMATSETAVLKRSPARTCSNLNYF, encoded by the coding sequence ATGTCTGAAAAGAGCTATTTCCATGAATTTTATGTGGTGTGGGAAAGCAGCTGTCGAAACTTCATCGAAGACATTAACTTCGCTTCTCAGGAAGCCAAGTCGTCGATAAGACTTTACATATTTTTGAGAAAAGACACACCATCGAAGGCACTCCCACCGAGCTACAGCTGGATAGAGAAACACTATTCTTTGACTACCTCGCCGTATGCATCCCACACGGAACTAACTGCCTGTCTTTTGAGGAAGTATGGAAAATTTGATCACAACAGAGGTGAAAAAGTCCCAGAGAGGCGTGTTTATTTAGTCGCTGAGCGTGATAGAGAATACGAAGAACTAATTGCTATCTTGAAAGCGTTTAATTCTGTCGTAAGTTTTCAGGAAATCAATGGCTTAGAGATGGAAATTTGGGGCGTTTTACCGAATTCATGTCATTTTTGTCGCTTACTGTTCACGAACGCGGAAGATGTCGAAGCGCACAATGTGAAGAAGCACGACAATTTCTGTGACAACACATCGTGTTATAGACATCTGCGAAGATTTCGTTGCAAAGAAGACTTAGACAAACATAAAGCTTCTCGGTCgtattgtgaaatatgcaacGAGCTATTTTGTTCAGACCAACTACAAATGGCACACATGGCTAGAGAACATGGCGTGCCGGTGAAAAACAACAGAAGTGAAACAAACTCTTTGGCGCAGCAAGTATCGAAAACGAAAATTTCATGTAAGTTTTGTCCGGGGAAAGAATTTATTTCGTGGGAGCAGGAAGAAATACACATGAAACTTTCGCATAAAAAATGCAACTGTTCTTGCGCGCAATATTTTGCGACTAGGGAGGAATACCTGGAGCACTTTTACAGCGTGTATCCCCTCCCATGTTACGAAAACAGAAAATGCCCACAGCGTTTTCGGTCCGTTCACTATCAAGCATTGCATCACAGGGAAGTTCACAACTCACCGAATCCGTTTTACTGCGTACCTTGCCACAAGAGGAAGCTGGAAAATAAACAGGGGCGCGGAACGAAAACGAGTTTCAAAGACGACAAAAGCTTACGCATACATGGATCCTCTCTCGGTCATAACGAGACAGAAATGTTCCTTATCGACTTGGACGATCATGGAGCCATGGCGACGTCAGAGACAGCTGTGCTTAAAAGATCGCCGGCTCGAACTTGCTCTAACTTGAACTACTTCTAA